A genomic stretch from Sphaerodactylus townsendi isolate TG3544 linkage group LG15, MPM_Stown_v2.3, whole genome shotgun sequence includes:
- the DLG4 gene encoding disks large homolog 4 isoform X10 codes for MGRHDGCTQSILNYGDTQVATVTFSPGGTDAVSMALLWLPELGRMVEANSPPVIVNTDTLEAPAYVSDSEIQSPPSYPCPSLSFLPPKVNGTEGEMEYEEITLERGNSGLGFSIAGGTDNPHVGDDPSIFITKIIPGGAAAQDGRLRVNDSILFVNDVDVREVTHSTAVEALKEAGSIVRLYVMRRKPLAEKVIEIKLIKGPKGLGFSIAGGVGNQHISGDNSIYVTKIIEGGAAHKDGRLQIGDKILAVNNVSLEDVMHEDAVAALKNTYDVVYLKVAKPLNVYLNDSYAPPDITSSYSQHLDNEIGHQSYLGSDYPQAMTPTSPRRYSPIPKELMGEEDIPREPRRIVIHRGSTGLGFNIVGGEDGEGIFISFILAGGPADLSGELRKGDQILSVNGVDLRNATHEQAAIALKNAGQTVTIIAQYKPDEYSRFEAKIHDLREQLMNSSLGSGTASLRSNPKRGFYIRTLFDYDKTKDCGFLSQALSFHFGDVLHVIDASDEEWWQARRVHPDGDSDEIGFIPSKRRVERREWTRLKAKDRVSGSGSQGREDAVLSYETVVQMEVHYARPIIILGPTKDRVNDDLLSEFPDKFGSCVPHTTRPKREYEVDGRDYHFVASREKMEKDIQGHKFIEAGQYNSHLYGTSVQSVREVAEQGKHCILDVSANAVRRLQAAQLHPIAIFIRPRSLENVLEINKRITEEQARKAFDRATKLEQEFTECFSAIVEGDSFEEIYHKIKRIIEELSGPYIWIPARERL; via the exons ATGGGAAGGCACGATGGGTGCACCCAGAGCATCCTGAACTATGGCGATACCCAGGTTGCCACGGTAACCTTCTCCCCCGGAGGCACTGATGCTGTTTCCATGGCGTTGCTGTGGCTACCGGAGTTGGGGCGGATGGTGGAG GCCAATTCTCCACCGGTGATAGTCAACACAGATACCTTAGAAGCACCAGCTTACGTGAGTGACTCGGAAATTCAGTCCCCACCATCCTATCCGTGCCCTTCGCTGTCTTTCCTTCCTCCAAAG GTCAATGGAACAGAAGGCGAAATGGAGTATGAAGAGATCACACTAGAAAGG GGTAACTCTGGGTTGGGGTTCAGCATCGCCGGGGGCACCGATAACCCCCATGTGGGGGACGACCCGAGCATCTTCATTACCAAGATCATCCCTGGTGGGGCAGCAGCACAAGATGGACGACTCAG GGTGAACGACAGCATCCTTTTCGTGAACGACGTGGATGTGCGGGAGGTGACCCACAGCACAGCCGTCGAGGCGCTCAAGGAGGCCGGCTCGATCGTGCGCCTCTACGTCATGCGCCGGAAGCCCCTCGCCGAGAAAGTGATCGAGATCAAGCTGATCAAAGGACCCAAAG GTCTGGGCTTCAGCATCGCGGGAGGGGTCGGGAACCAGCACATTTCCGGGGACAACAGCATCTACGTTACCAAAATCATCGAGGGGGGCGCTGCCCACAAGGACGGACGTTTGCAGATAGGGGACAAGATTTTGGCG gTAAATAACGTGAGCTTGGAAGACGTGATGCATGAAGATGCCGTGGCGGCGCTGAAGAACACGTACGACGTGGTCTACTTGAAGGTCGCCAAGCCTTTGAATGTTTATCTGAATGACTCTTACGCTCCACccgacatcacttcct CCTACTCCCAGCACCTGGACAACGAAATTGGCCACCAGAGTTACCTGGGCAGTGACTACCCACAAGCCATGACTCCTACCTCCCCACGGAGGTACTCCCCCATCCCAAAGGAGCTGATGGGAGAGGAGGATATACCCAG ggaACCCCGTCGCATCGTCATTCACCGCGGCTCAACAGGGTTGGGCTTCAACATTGTGGGGGGTGAAGACGGCGAGGGGATTTTCATCTCCTTCATCTTGGCCGGGGGGCCCGCCGACCTCAGTGGGGAGCTGCGGAAGGGGGACCAGATCCTCTCG GTTAATGGTGTGGATCTCAGGAACGCTACTCACGAGCAGGCAGCCATCGCCCTGAAGAACGCGGGCCAGACGGTCACCATCATTGCCCAGTACAAACCGGACG AATACAGCCGTTTCGAAGCCAAGATCCATGACCTCCGGGAACAGCTGATGAACAGCAGTTTGGGCTCAGGGACGGCGTCGCTGCGAAGCAACCCCAAAAGGGGGTTCTACATCCG gACGCTCTTCGACTACGACAAGACCAAGGACTGCGGCTTCCTCAGCCAGGCCCTGAGCTTCCATTTTGGCGACGTCTTGCACGTGATCGACGCCTCGGATGAAGAGTGGTGGCAGGCGCGGCGCGTCCATCCGGACGGGGACAGCGATGAGATCGGCTTCATCCCCAGCAAGAGACG ggTCGAACGACGAGAATGGACGCGGCTAAAAGCAAAG GATCGGGTGTCGGGATCGGGCTCTCAAG GTCGAGAAGATGCTGTCCTGAGCTACGAGACTGTCGTTCAAATGGAAG TGCACTATGCCCGCCCCATCATTATCTTGGGCCCCACCAAGGACCGAGTGAACGATGACCTCCTCTCCGAGTTCCCGGACAAATTTGGCTCCTGTGTGCCAC ATACCACACGGCCCAAGCGGGAGTACGAGGTAGACGGTCGGGACTACCATTTTGTGGCCTCCCGGGAGAAGATGGAGAAGGACATCCAAGGCCACAAATTCATCGAGGCCGGCCAGTACAACAGCCACCTGTACGGGACCAGCGTCCAGTCAGTGCGGGAGGTGGCTGAGCAG GGCAAGCACTGCATCTTGGATGTCTCGGCCAACGCCGTCCGGCGGCTTCAGGCGGCTCAGCTCCACCCCATTGCCATCTTCATCCGGCCCCGATCCCTTGAGAATGTCCT AGAAATAAACAAACGGATAACAGAGGAGCAGGCGCGGAAGGCCTTTGACAGAGCTACGAAGCTGGAGCAAGAGTTCACAGAGTGCTTCTCAG CCATTGTAGAAGGAGACAGCTTCGAGGAGATCTACCACAAGATCAAAAGAATCATAGAGGAGCTGTCCGGCCCTTACATCTGGATCCCTGCTCGCGAGAGACTTTAA
- the DLG4 gene encoding disks large homolog 4 isoform X20: MDCLCIVTTKANSPPVIVNTDTLEAPAYVNGTEGEMEYEEITLERGNSGLGFSIAGGTDNPHVGDDPSIFITKIIPGGAAAQDGRLRVNDSILFVNDVDVREVTHSTAVEALKEAGSIVRLYVMRRKPLAEKVIEIKLIKGPKGLGFSIAGGVGNQHISGDNSIYVTKIIEGGAAHKDGRLQIGDKILAVNNVSLEDVMHEDAVAALKNTYDVVYLKVAKPLNVYLNDSYAPPDITSSYSQHLDNEIGHQSYLGSDYPQAMTPTSPRRYSPIPKELMGEEDIPREPRRIVIHRGSTGLGFNIVGGEDGEGIFISFILAGGPADLSGELRKGDQILSVNGVDLRNATHEQAAIALKNAGQTVTIIAQYKPDEYSRFEAKIHDLREQLMNSSLGSGTASLRSNPKRGFYIRTLFDYDKTKDCGFLSQALSFHFGDVLHVIDASDEEWWQARRVHPDGDSDEIGFIPSKRRVERREWTRLKAKDRVSGSGSQGREDAVLSYETVVQMEVHYARPIIILGPTKDRVNDDLLSEFPDKFGSCVPHTTRPKREYEVDGRDYHFVASREKMEKDIQGHKFIEAGQYNSHLYGTSVQSVREVAEQGKHCILDVSANAVRRLQAAQLHPIAIFIRPRSLENVLEINKRITEEQARKAFDRATKLEQEFTECFSAIVEGDSFEEIYHKIKRIIEELSGPYIWIPARERL, translated from the exons GCCAATTCTCCACCGGTGATAGTCAACACAGATACCTTAGAAGCACCAGCTTAC GTCAATGGAACAGAAGGCGAAATGGAGTATGAAGAGATCACACTAGAAAGG GGTAACTCTGGGTTGGGGTTCAGCATCGCCGGGGGCACCGATAACCCCCATGTGGGGGACGACCCGAGCATCTTCATTACCAAGATCATCCCTGGTGGGGCAGCAGCACAAGATGGACGACTCAG GGTGAACGACAGCATCCTTTTCGTGAACGACGTGGATGTGCGGGAGGTGACCCACAGCACAGCCGTCGAGGCGCTCAAGGAGGCCGGCTCGATCGTGCGCCTCTACGTCATGCGCCGGAAGCCCCTCGCCGAGAAAGTGATCGAGATCAAGCTGATCAAAGGACCCAAAG GTCTGGGCTTCAGCATCGCGGGAGGGGTCGGGAACCAGCACATTTCCGGGGACAACAGCATCTACGTTACCAAAATCATCGAGGGGGGCGCTGCCCACAAGGACGGACGTTTGCAGATAGGGGACAAGATTTTGGCG gTAAATAACGTGAGCTTGGAAGACGTGATGCATGAAGATGCCGTGGCGGCGCTGAAGAACACGTACGACGTGGTCTACTTGAAGGTCGCCAAGCCTTTGAATGTTTATCTGAATGACTCTTACGCTCCACccgacatcacttcct CCTACTCCCAGCACCTGGACAACGAAATTGGCCACCAGAGTTACCTGGGCAGTGACTACCCACAAGCCATGACTCCTACCTCCCCACGGAGGTACTCCCCCATCCCAAAGGAGCTGATGGGAGAGGAGGATATACCCAG ggaACCCCGTCGCATCGTCATTCACCGCGGCTCAACAGGGTTGGGCTTCAACATTGTGGGGGGTGAAGACGGCGAGGGGATTTTCATCTCCTTCATCTTGGCCGGGGGGCCCGCCGACCTCAGTGGGGAGCTGCGGAAGGGGGACCAGATCCTCTCG GTTAATGGTGTGGATCTCAGGAACGCTACTCACGAGCAGGCAGCCATCGCCCTGAAGAACGCGGGCCAGACGGTCACCATCATTGCCCAGTACAAACCGGACG AATACAGCCGTTTCGAAGCCAAGATCCATGACCTCCGGGAACAGCTGATGAACAGCAGTTTGGGCTCAGGGACGGCGTCGCTGCGAAGCAACCCCAAAAGGGGGTTCTACATCCG gACGCTCTTCGACTACGACAAGACCAAGGACTGCGGCTTCCTCAGCCAGGCCCTGAGCTTCCATTTTGGCGACGTCTTGCACGTGATCGACGCCTCGGATGAAGAGTGGTGGCAGGCGCGGCGCGTCCATCCGGACGGGGACAGCGATGAGATCGGCTTCATCCCCAGCAAGAGACG ggTCGAACGACGAGAATGGACGCGGCTAAAAGCAAAG GATCGGGTGTCGGGATCGGGCTCTCAAG GTCGAGAAGATGCTGTCCTGAGCTACGAGACTGTCGTTCAAATGGAAG TGCACTATGCCCGCCCCATCATTATCTTGGGCCCCACCAAGGACCGAGTGAACGATGACCTCCTCTCCGAGTTCCCGGACAAATTTGGCTCCTGTGTGCCAC ATACCACACGGCCCAAGCGGGAGTACGAGGTAGACGGTCGGGACTACCATTTTGTGGCCTCCCGGGAGAAGATGGAGAAGGACATCCAAGGCCACAAATTCATCGAGGCCGGCCAGTACAACAGCCACCTGTACGGGACCAGCGTCCAGTCAGTGCGGGAGGTGGCTGAGCAG GGCAAGCACTGCATCTTGGATGTCTCGGCCAACGCCGTCCGGCGGCTTCAGGCGGCTCAGCTCCACCCCATTGCCATCTTCATCCGGCCCCGATCCCTTGAGAATGTCCT AGAAATAAACAAACGGATAACAGAGGAGCAGGCGCGGAAGGCCTTTGACAGAGCTACGAAGCTGGAGCAAGAGTTCACAGAGTGCTTCTCAG CCATTGTAGAAGGAGACAGCTTCGAGGAGATCTACCACAAGATCAAAAGAATCATAGAGGAGCTGTCCGGCCCTTACATCTGGATCCCTGCTCGCGAGAGACTTTAA
- the DLG4 gene encoding disks large homolog 4 isoform X16: MGRHDGCTQSILNYGDTQVATVTFSPGGTDAVSMALLWLPELGRMVEANSPPVIVNTDTLEAPAYVNGTEGEMEYEEITLERGNSGLGFSIAGGTDNPHVGDDPSIFITKIIPGGAAAQDGRLRVNDSILFVNDVDVREVTHSTAVEALKEAGSIVRLYVMRRKPLAEKVIEIKLIKGPKGLGFSIAGGVGNQHISGDNSIYVTKIIEGGAAHKDGRLQIGDKILAVNNVSLEDVMHEDAVAALKNTYDVVYLKVAKPLNVYLNDSYAPPDITSSYSQHLDNEIGHQSYLGSDYPQAMTPTSPRRYSPIPKELMGEEDIPREPRRIVIHRGSTGLGFNIVGGEDGEGIFISFILAGGPADLSGELRKGDQILSVNGVDLRNATHEQAAIALKNAGQTVTIIAQYKPDEYSRFEAKIHDLREQLMNSSLGSGTASLRSNPKRGFYIRTLFDYDKTKDCGFLSQALSFHFGDVLHVIDASDEEWWQARRVHPDGDSDEIGFIPSKRRVERREWTRLKAKDRVSGSGSQGREDAVLSYETVVQMEVHYARPIIILGPTKDRVNDDLLSEFPDKFGSCVPHTTRPKREYEVDGRDYHFVASREKMEKDIQGHKFIEAGQYNSHLYGTSVQSVREVAEQGKHCILDVSANAVRRLQAAQLHPIAIFIRPRSLENVLEINKRITEEQARKAFDRATKLEQEFTECFSAIVEGDSFEEIYHKIKRIIEELSGPYIWIPARERL; the protein is encoded by the exons ATGGGAAGGCACGATGGGTGCACCCAGAGCATCCTGAACTATGGCGATACCCAGGTTGCCACGGTAACCTTCTCCCCCGGAGGCACTGATGCTGTTTCCATGGCGTTGCTGTGGCTACCGGAGTTGGGGCGGATGGTGGAG GCCAATTCTCCACCGGTGATAGTCAACACAGATACCTTAGAAGCACCAGCTTAC GTCAATGGAACAGAAGGCGAAATGGAGTATGAAGAGATCACACTAGAAAGG GGTAACTCTGGGTTGGGGTTCAGCATCGCCGGGGGCACCGATAACCCCCATGTGGGGGACGACCCGAGCATCTTCATTACCAAGATCATCCCTGGTGGGGCAGCAGCACAAGATGGACGACTCAG GGTGAACGACAGCATCCTTTTCGTGAACGACGTGGATGTGCGGGAGGTGACCCACAGCACAGCCGTCGAGGCGCTCAAGGAGGCCGGCTCGATCGTGCGCCTCTACGTCATGCGCCGGAAGCCCCTCGCCGAGAAAGTGATCGAGATCAAGCTGATCAAAGGACCCAAAG GTCTGGGCTTCAGCATCGCGGGAGGGGTCGGGAACCAGCACATTTCCGGGGACAACAGCATCTACGTTACCAAAATCATCGAGGGGGGCGCTGCCCACAAGGACGGACGTTTGCAGATAGGGGACAAGATTTTGGCG gTAAATAACGTGAGCTTGGAAGACGTGATGCATGAAGATGCCGTGGCGGCGCTGAAGAACACGTACGACGTGGTCTACTTGAAGGTCGCCAAGCCTTTGAATGTTTATCTGAATGACTCTTACGCTCCACccgacatcacttcct CCTACTCCCAGCACCTGGACAACGAAATTGGCCACCAGAGTTACCTGGGCAGTGACTACCCACAAGCCATGACTCCTACCTCCCCACGGAGGTACTCCCCCATCCCAAAGGAGCTGATGGGAGAGGAGGATATACCCAG ggaACCCCGTCGCATCGTCATTCACCGCGGCTCAACAGGGTTGGGCTTCAACATTGTGGGGGGTGAAGACGGCGAGGGGATTTTCATCTCCTTCATCTTGGCCGGGGGGCCCGCCGACCTCAGTGGGGAGCTGCGGAAGGGGGACCAGATCCTCTCG GTTAATGGTGTGGATCTCAGGAACGCTACTCACGAGCAGGCAGCCATCGCCCTGAAGAACGCGGGCCAGACGGTCACCATCATTGCCCAGTACAAACCGGACG AATACAGCCGTTTCGAAGCCAAGATCCATGACCTCCGGGAACAGCTGATGAACAGCAGTTTGGGCTCAGGGACGGCGTCGCTGCGAAGCAACCCCAAAAGGGGGTTCTACATCCG gACGCTCTTCGACTACGACAAGACCAAGGACTGCGGCTTCCTCAGCCAGGCCCTGAGCTTCCATTTTGGCGACGTCTTGCACGTGATCGACGCCTCGGATGAAGAGTGGTGGCAGGCGCGGCGCGTCCATCCGGACGGGGACAGCGATGAGATCGGCTTCATCCCCAGCAAGAGACG ggTCGAACGACGAGAATGGACGCGGCTAAAAGCAAAG GATCGGGTGTCGGGATCGGGCTCTCAAG GTCGAGAAGATGCTGTCCTGAGCTACGAGACTGTCGTTCAAATGGAAG TGCACTATGCCCGCCCCATCATTATCTTGGGCCCCACCAAGGACCGAGTGAACGATGACCTCCTCTCCGAGTTCCCGGACAAATTTGGCTCCTGTGTGCCAC ATACCACACGGCCCAAGCGGGAGTACGAGGTAGACGGTCGGGACTACCATTTTGTGGCCTCCCGGGAGAAGATGGAGAAGGACATCCAAGGCCACAAATTCATCGAGGCCGGCCAGTACAACAGCCACCTGTACGGGACCAGCGTCCAGTCAGTGCGGGAGGTGGCTGAGCAG GGCAAGCACTGCATCTTGGATGTCTCGGCCAACGCCGTCCGGCGGCTTCAGGCGGCTCAGCTCCACCCCATTGCCATCTTCATCCGGCCCCGATCCCTTGAGAATGTCCT AGAAATAAACAAACGGATAACAGAGGAGCAGGCGCGGAAGGCCTTTGACAGAGCTACGAAGCTGGAGCAAGAGTTCACAGAGTGCTTCTCAG CCATTGTAGAAGGAGACAGCTTCGAGGAGATCTACCACAAGATCAAAAGAATCATAGAGGAGCTGTCCGGCCCTTACATCTGGATCCCTGCTCGCGAGAGACTTTAA
- the DLG4 gene encoding disks large homolog 4 isoform X14, with the protein MDCLCIVTTKKYRYQDEDSPPLEHSPAHLPNQANSPPVIVNTDTLEAPAYVSDSEIQSPPSYPCPSLSFLPPKVNGTEGEMEYEEITLERGNSGLGFSIAGGTDNPHVGDDPSIFITKIIPGGAAAQDGRLRVNDSILFVNDVDVREVTHSTAVEALKEAGSIVRLYVMRRKPLAEKVIEIKLIKGPKGLGFSIAGGVGNQHISGDNSIYVTKIIEGGAAHKDGRLQIGDKILAVNNVSLEDVMHEDAVAALKNTYDVVYLKVAKPLNVYLNDSYAPPDITSSYSQHLDNEIGHQSYLGSDYPQAMTPTSPRRYSPIPKELMGEEDIPREPRRIVIHRGSTGLGFNIVGGEDGEGIFISFILAGGPADLSGELRKGDQILSVNGVDLRNATHEQAAIALKNAGQTVTIIAQYKPDEYSRFEAKIHDLREQLMNSSLGSGTASLRSNPKRGFYIRTLFDYDKTKDCGFLSQALSFHFGDVLHVIDASDEEWWQARRVHPDGDSDEIGFIPSKRRVERREWTRLKAKDRVSGSGSQGREDAVLSYETVVQMEVHYARPIIILGPTKDRVNDDLLSEFPDKFGSCVPHTTRPKREYEVDGRDYHFVASREKMEKDIQGHKFIEAGQYNSHLYGTSVQSVREVAEQGKHCILDVSANAVRRLQAAQLHPIAIFIRPRSLENVLEINKRITEEQARKAFDRATKLEQEFTECFSAIVEGDSFEEIYHKIKRIIEELSGPYIWIPARERL; encoded by the exons GCCAATTCTCCACCGGTGATAGTCAACACAGATACCTTAGAAGCACCAGCTTACGTGAGTGACTCGGAAATTCAGTCCCCACCATCCTATCCGTGCCCTTCGCTGTCTTTCCTTCCTCCAAAG GTCAATGGAACAGAAGGCGAAATGGAGTATGAAGAGATCACACTAGAAAGG GGTAACTCTGGGTTGGGGTTCAGCATCGCCGGGGGCACCGATAACCCCCATGTGGGGGACGACCCGAGCATCTTCATTACCAAGATCATCCCTGGTGGGGCAGCAGCACAAGATGGACGACTCAG GGTGAACGACAGCATCCTTTTCGTGAACGACGTGGATGTGCGGGAGGTGACCCACAGCACAGCCGTCGAGGCGCTCAAGGAGGCCGGCTCGATCGTGCGCCTCTACGTCATGCGCCGGAAGCCCCTCGCCGAGAAAGTGATCGAGATCAAGCTGATCAAAGGACCCAAAG GTCTGGGCTTCAGCATCGCGGGAGGGGTCGGGAACCAGCACATTTCCGGGGACAACAGCATCTACGTTACCAAAATCATCGAGGGGGGCGCTGCCCACAAGGACGGACGTTTGCAGATAGGGGACAAGATTTTGGCG gTAAATAACGTGAGCTTGGAAGACGTGATGCATGAAGATGCCGTGGCGGCGCTGAAGAACACGTACGACGTGGTCTACTTGAAGGTCGCCAAGCCTTTGAATGTTTATCTGAATGACTCTTACGCTCCACccgacatcacttcct CCTACTCCCAGCACCTGGACAACGAAATTGGCCACCAGAGTTACCTGGGCAGTGACTACCCACAAGCCATGACTCCTACCTCCCCACGGAGGTACTCCCCCATCCCAAAGGAGCTGATGGGAGAGGAGGATATACCCAG ggaACCCCGTCGCATCGTCATTCACCGCGGCTCAACAGGGTTGGGCTTCAACATTGTGGGGGGTGAAGACGGCGAGGGGATTTTCATCTCCTTCATCTTGGCCGGGGGGCCCGCCGACCTCAGTGGGGAGCTGCGGAAGGGGGACCAGATCCTCTCG GTTAATGGTGTGGATCTCAGGAACGCTACTCACGAGCAGGCAGCCATCGCCCTGAAGAACGCGGGCCAGACGGTCACCATCATTGCCCAGTACAAACCGGACG AATACAGCCGTTTCGAAGCCAAGATCCATGACCTCCGGGAACAGCTGATGAACAGCAGTTTGGGCTCAGGGACGGCGTCGCTGCGAAGCAACCCCAAAAGGGGGTTCTACATCCG gACGCTCTTCGACTACGACAAGACCAAGGACTGCGGCTTCCTCAGCCAGGCCCTGAGCTTCCATTTTGGCGACGTCTTGCACGTGATCGACGCCTCGGATGAAGAGTGGTGGCAGGCGCGGCGCGTCCATCCGGACGGGGACAGCGATGAGATCGGCTTCATCCCCAGCAAGAGACG ggTCGAACGACGAGAATGGACGCGGCTAAAAGCAAAG GATCGGGTGTCGGGATCGGGCTCTCAAG GTCGAGAAGATGCTGTCCTGAGCTACGAGACTGTCGTTCAAATGGAAG TGCACTATGCCCGCCCCATCATTATCTTGGGCCCCACCAAGGACCGAGTGAACGATGACCTCCTCTCCGAGTTCCCGGACAAATTTGGCTCCTGTGTGCCAC ATACCACACGGCCCAAGCGGGAGTACGAGGTAGACGGTCGGGACTACCATTTTGTGGCCTCCCGGGAGAAGATGGAGAAGGACATCCAAGGCCACAAATTCATCGAGGCCGGCCAGTACAACAGCCACCTGTACGGGACCAGCGTCCAGTCAGTGCGGGAGGTGGCTGAGCAG GGCAAGCACTGCATCTTGGATGTCTCGGCCAACGCCGTCCGGCGGCTTCAGGCGGCTCAGCTCCACCCCATTGCCATCTTCATCCGGCCCCGATCCCTTGAGAATGTCCT AGAAATAAACAAACGGATAACAGAGGAGCAGGCGCGGAAGGCCTTTGACAGAGCTACGAAGCTGGAGCAAGAGTTCACAGAGTGCTTCTCAG CCATTGTAGAAGGAGACAGCTTCGAGGAGATCTACCACAAGATCAAAAGAATCATAGAGGAGCTGTCCGGCCCTTACATCTGGATCCCTGCTCGCGAGAGACTTTAA
- the DLG4 gene encoding disks large homolog 4 isoform X9: protein MGLNGVSPPFRQLGCFSPVLCQCKVTCSNRTLSLVFGCKKYRYQDEDSPPLEHSPAHLPNQANSPPVIVNTDTLEAPAYVSDSEIQSPPSYPCPSLSFLPPKVNGTEGEMEYEEITLERGNSGLGFSIAGGTDNPHVGDDPSIFITKIIPGGAAAQDGRLRVNDSILFVNDVDVREVTHSTAVEALKEAGSIVRLYVMRRKPLAEKVIEIKLIKGPKGLGFSIAGGVGNQHISGDNSIYVTKIIEGGAAHKDGRLQIGDKILAVNNVSLEDVMHEDAVAALKNTYDVVYLKVAKPLNVYLNDSYAPPDITSSYSQHLDNEIGHQSYLGSDYPQAMTPTSPRRYSPIPKELMGEEDIPREPRRIVIHRGSTGLGFNIVGGEDGEGIFISFILAGGPADLSGELRKGDQILSVNGVDLRNATHEQAAIALKNAGQTVTIIAQYKPDEYSRFEAKIHDLREQLMNSSLGSGTASLRSNPKRGFYIRTLFDYDKTKDCGFLSQALSFHFGDVLHVIDASDEEWWQARRVHPDGDSDEIGFIPSKRRVERREWTRLKAKDRVSGSGSQGREDAVLSYETVVQMEVHYARPIIILGPTKDRVNDDLLSEFPDKFGSCVPHTTRPKREYEVDGRDYHFVASREKMEKDIQGHKFIEAGQYNSHLYGTSVQSVREVAEQGKHCILDVSANAVRRLQAAQLHPIAIFIRPRSLENVLEINKRITEEQARKAFDRATKLEQEFTECFSAIVEGDSFEEIYHKIKRIIEELSGPYIWIPARERL, encoded by the exons GCCAATTCTCCACCGGTGATAGTCAACACAGATACCTTAGAAGCACCAGCTTACGTGAGTGACTCGGAAATTCAGTCCCCACCATCCTATCCGTGCCCTTCGCTGTCTTTCCTTCCTCCAAAG GTCAATGGAACAGAAGGCGAAATGGAGTATGAAGAGATCACACTAGAAAGG GGTAACTCTGGGTTGGGGTTCAGCATCGCCGGGGGCACCGATAACCCCCATGTGGGGGACGACCCGAGCATCTTCATTACCAAGATCATCCCTGGTGGGGCAGCAGCACAAGATGGACGACTCAG GGTGAACGACAGCATCCTTTTCGTGAACGACGTGGATGTGCGGGAGGTGACCCACAGCACAGCCGTCGAGGCGCTCAAGGAGGCCGGCTCGATCGTGCGCCTCTACGTCATGCGCCGGAAGCCCCTCGCCGAGAAAGTGATCGAGATCAAGCTGATCAAAGGACCCAAAG GTCTGGGCTTCAGCATCGCGGGAGGGGTCGGGAACCAGCACATTTCCGGGGACAACAGCATCTACGTTACCAAAATCATCGAGGGGGGCGCTGCCCACAAGGACGGACGTTTGCAGATAGGGGACAAGATTTTGGCG gTAAATAACGTGAGCTTGGAAGACGTGATGCATGAAGATGCCGTGGCGGCGCTGAAGAACACGTACGACGTGGTCTACTTGAAGGTCGCCAAGCCTTTGAATGTTTATCTGAATGACTCTTACGCTCCACccgacatcacttcct CCTACTCCCAGCACCTGGACAACGAAATTGGCCACCAGAGTTACCTGGGCAGTGACTACCCACAAGCCATGACTCCTACCTCCCCACGGAGGTACTCCCCCATCCCAAAGGAGCTGATGGGAGAGGAGGATATACCCAG ggaACCCCGTCGCATCGTCATTCACCGCGGCTCAACAGGGTTGGGCTTCAACATTGTGGGGGGTGAAGACGGCGAGGGGATTTTCATCTCCTTCATCTTGGCCGGGGGGCCCGCCGACCTCAGTGGGGAGCTGCGGAAGGGGGACCAGATCCTCTCG GTTAATGGTGTGGATCTCAGGAACGCTACTCACGAGCAGGCAGCCATCGCCCTGAAGAACGCGGGCCAGACGGTCACCATCATTGCCCAGTACAAACCGGACG AATACAGCCGTTTCGAAGCCAAGATCCATGACCTCCGGGAACAGCTGATGAACAGCAGTTTGGGCTCAGGGACGGCGTCGCTGCGAAGCAACCCCAAAAGGGGGTTCTACATCCG gACGCTCTTCGACTACGACAAGACCAAGGACTGCGGCTTCCTCAGCCAGGCCCTGAGCTTCCATTTTGGCGACGTCTTGCACGTGATCGACGCCTCGGATGAAGAGTGGTGGCAGGCGCGGCGCGTCCATCCGGACGGGGACAGCGATGAGATCGGCTTCATCCCCAGCAAGAGACG ggTCGAACGACGAGAATGGACGCGGCTAAAAGCAAAG GATCGGGTGTCGGGATCGGGCTCTCAAG GTCGAGAAGATGCTGTCCTGAGCTACGAGACTGTCGTTCAAATGGAAG TGCACTATGCCCGCCCCATCATTATCTTGGGCCCCACCAAGGACCGAGTGAACGATGACCTCCTCTCCGAGTTCCCGGACAAATTTGGCTCCTGTGTGCCAC ATACCACACGGCCCAAGCGGGAGTACGAGGTAGACGGTCGGGACTACCATTTTGTGGCCTCCCGGGAGAAGATGGAGAAGGACATCCAAGGCCACAAATTCATCGAGGCCGGCCAGTACAACAGCCACCTGTACGGGACCAGCGTCCAGTCAGTGCGGGAGGTGGCTGAGCAG GGCAAGCACTGCATCTTGGATGTCTCGGCCAACGCCGTCCGGCGGCTTCAGGCGGCTCAGCTCCACCCCATTGCCATCTTCATCCGGCCCCGATCCCTTGAGAATGTCCT AGAAATAAACAAACGGATAACAGAGGAGCAGGCGCGGAAGGCCTTTGACAGAGCTACGAAGCTGGAGCAAGAGTTCACAGAGTGCTTCTCAG CCATTGTAGAAGGAGACAGCTTCGAGGAGATCTACCACAAGATCAAAAGAATCATAGAGGAGCTGTCCGGCCCTTACATCTGGATCCCTGCTCGCGAGAGACTTTAA